The stretch of DNA TGGGGGAGGCCACGCTGGCCGGGTCTTTCTCACAGGCCAGTTGCAGGCTGTTGTGGTAGCAGTAGGCCAGCAACTCGGGCTCATGACTTGTGGCCCCCGGTCCAAACGAGCCCCACAGTATGAATAACGTAGCGCACCGGCAAGCAGCCTCCGGTTGTGATAACCGCCTCACCGGTGGCCAGGCTACTGCTGTAATGGTTAGCGCGCAGCTTCTGGCGGGCTGCCAGTATCTCGGGGCTCCCGGCCCGATAACCCCCCTCAACGCCGCCTAGCAGGCTGAAGCTGGCCGCAGCCATAATAGCATCGGTAGTGAGGCGGGTGATGCCGCCGCGGTAGAGCAGTAGCCGGCCGGAAGAGCGGGCCTGGTCGCTCTAATTGGCAGTAGGGGAGGAAGTATTCATGGAGCAAGTACGGGAGGTGTACACGGGCGGAAATTGCCGCGGGGCTGAAGTGGCCTGGAACGGTTCAGTACTCATTTCCTGCATTTCGGGAGGTAATCTGGTAGCTTGGGTAAATATAGTTTCTTATATATTGTTGCCAGACATATGTTTGAGCATTCAACCACGCCAAACTTCCTTACTAATGGAAACTCCTGCTCGCGACCCCCAACTGTGGCGTATGGCCAAAGCCCGCGCCCGTTTTAAGTCCCATCTGTTCACCTACATCACAGTTAATCTGCTGTTATGGACCATTTGGGCCTTAACCGACCGTAACTTCAGTCCCCTTCCCTGGCCCGTGTGGTCTACCCTTTTCTGGGGTATTGGGGTGGCCATTCAGGGCTTCACTACTTACGGCAATATGGAGCGGGGGCAACTCTCGGAGCGGGAATATGAGCGGCTCCTCCGCCGGCGTTCCAATCAGCTCTAACAGCCTGCTTCGCGCTAACC from Hymenobacter taeanensis encodes:
- a CDS encoding macro domain-containing protein codes for the protein MRRLSQPEAACRCATLFILWGSFGPGATSHEPELLAYCYHNSLQLACEKDPASVASPSISTGIYGYLKQETRQFLE
- a CDS encoding macro domain-containing protein, which gives rise to MAAASFSLLGGVEGGYRAGSPEILAARQKLRANHYSSSLATGEAVITTGGCLPVRYVIHTVGLVWTGGHKS
- a CDS encoding 2TM domain-containing protein — translated: METPARDPQLWRMAKARARFKSHLFTYITVNLLLWTIWALTDRNFSPLPWPVWSTLFWGIGVAIQGFTTYGNMERGQLSEREYERLLRRRSNQL